GCTGCTCGTCCCCGTCCACGCCGTCGGGTGCCGTCGTCCCTGTCGTCGCCGCATCGGGCGCCGCCGTCCCGCTGCCCGGCGTCCACGCGCCCGAGCAGTCGTCCGGCTGGACCGACAAGCCGGGCTGGACCTCGCAGCACTTCATGATCGCGGCCGCGAACCCGCTCGCGACGCAGGCCGGCTACGAGATGCTGAAGGCCGGCGGCACCGCGATCGACGCCGCGATCGCGACGCAGATGGTGCTCGCGCTCGTCGAGCCGCAATCGTCGGGGATCGGCGGCGGCGCGTTCATGCTGTACTTCGACGGCAAGGCGACACAGGCATACGACGGCCGCGAAACCGCGCCGGCCGCCGCGACCGACCGGCTGTTCTACGGGCCGACCGGCCAGCCGATGGGCTTCTACGAAGGCGTGGTCGGCGGGCGTTCGGTCGGCACGCCGGGCGTGCTGCGCATGCTCGACGCCGCGCACCGCGCGCACGGCAAGCTGCCGTGGCGCCGGCTGTTCCAGCCCGCGATCCGGCTTGCCGAGCACGGCTTCACGATCAGCCCGCGGCTCGCGATGCTGATCGCGAACGACAAGTATCTGAGGAACGACCCGGCCGCGCGCGCGTACTTCTACAACCCGGACGGCACGCCGAAGGCGGCCGGCACGGTGCTGAAGAACCCTGCGCTCGCGACCGTGCTGCGCCAGGTCGCCGACCGCGGCGCGAACGCGTTCTACAGCGGCGCGATCGCGCGCGACATCGTCACGAAGGTGCGCAAGCACCCGACCAACCCGGGCCTGCTGTCGCTCCAGGATCTCGCGCGCTACAAGGCGAAGGTGCGCGCGCCGCTATGCGCCGACTACCGGCGCTCGGTCGTCTGCGGGATGCCGCCGCCGTCGTCGGGCGGCCTCGCGATCGCGCAGATGCTCGGCATCCTCGAAGCGATGCCCGACTGGCAGCAGATCGGCGCGCAGAAGCCGGTGCGCAACGACATCGGCTACGAGCCGACGCCGTTCGCCGCGCACCTGTTCAGCGAGGCCGGACGCCTCGCGTATGCGGACCGCGCGCGTTATGTCGCCGATCCCGATTTCGTGCCGCTGCCGGGCGGCAACTGGGCGAGCCTCACCGACAAGACCTATCTCGCGCAGCGCGCGCGCCTGATCGGCGACAACACCATGGGCGTCGCGCAGGCCGGCACGCCGCAGGGCGCGACGCTCGCGCTGGCCGACGACCGCAGCCCCGAATTGCCGTCGACGTCCGACATCGCGATCGTCGACCGCTACGGGCAGGCACTGTCGATGACGACCAGCATCGAGGATGCGTTCGGCTCGCGGCTGATGGTGCGCGGCTTCATGCTGAACAACCAGCTCACCGATTTCTCGTTCGTGTCGAACGACAACGGCCGGCCGGTCGCGAACCGCGTACAGCCCGGCAAGCGGCCGCGCTCGGCGATGTCGCCGGAGCTCGTGT
The nucleotide sequence above comes from Burkholderia pyrrocinia. Encoded proteins:
- the ggt gene encoding gamma-glutamyltransferase, whose product is MFDRIRPHSRPWTLLAAVALVAFNAGCSSPSTPSGAVVPVVAASGAAVPLPGVHAPEQSSGWTDKPGWTSQHFMIAAANPLATQAGYEMLKAGGTAIDAAIATQMVLALVEPQSSGIGGGAFMLYFDGKATQAYDGRETAPAAATDRLFYGPTGQPMGFYEGVVGGRSVGTPGVLRMLDAAHRAHGKLPWRRLFQPAIRLAEHGFTISPRLAMLIANDKYLRNDPAARAYFYNPDGTPKAAGTVLKNPALATVLRQVADRGANAFYSGAIARDIVTKVRKHPTNPGLLSLQDLARYKAKVRAPLCADYRRSVVCGMPPPSSGGLAIAQMLGILEAMPDWQQIGAQKPVRNDIGYEPTPFAAHLFSEAGRLAYADRARYVADPDFVPLPGGNWASLTDKTYLAQRARLIGDNTMGVAQAGTPQGATLALADDRSPELPSTSDIAIVDRYGQALSMTTSIEDAFGSRLMVRGFMLNNQLTDFSFVSNDNGRPVANRVQPGKRPRSAMSPELVFDKKTQQVTMIVGSAGGPAIINHVAKTLVGVLDWGMTMQQAIALPNFGSMNGPTQLERGRVSDALADGLKGRGHDVQVVEMNSGLQGIQRLNVQGQTVWFGGADPRREGVAMGD